One part of the Rutidosis leptorrhynchoides isolate AG116_Rl617_1_P2 chromosome 1, CSIRO_AGI_Rlap_v1, whole genome shotgun sequence genome encodes these proteins:
- the LOC139850128 gene encoding uncharacterized protein — MVNNFVPQTLGIFAWRVVRGRIPVRLELEKRGNDLNSVRCPVCDNALEYVDHIILDCNLSKDTWNRICRWWGFPSFNNPKIDAVFRLDNGNLFSSEGQKAWQAVKWVCGYLLGKNRNQIFFHNKFKTSADVFNDIQIKSFEWISRRARKLSIEWHQWLLNPGFYLDTNLQRTGIG, encoded by the coding sequence ATGGTTAATAATTTTGTTCCTCAAACTTTAGGGATTTTTGCGTGGCGAGTTGTTCGTGGTCGGATTCCGGTGCGCCTTGAACTTGAAAAACGAGGCAATGACCTTAACTCGGTTCGATGTCCGGTTTGTGACAACGCTTTGGAGTATGTAGATCATATTATTCTAGATTGTAATCTTTCGAAAGATACGTGGAATCGAATTTGTCGTTGGTGGGGTTTTCCTAGTTTCAATAATCCTAAAATTGATGCGGTTTTTCGCTTGGATAACGGTAATCTTTTTTCGTCAGAGGGTCAAAAAGCTTGGCAAGCGGTGAAGTGGGTTTGCGGTTATTTGCTAGGGAAGAATCGTAACCAAATTTTTTTTCACAACAAATTCAAAACAAGTGCGGATGTCTTCAATGATATTCAAATTAAAAGTTTCGAGTGGATTTCTAGAAGAGCAAGAAAGTTATCGATTGAATGGCACCAATGGCTTCTTAATCCGGGTTTCTACCTGGATACTAATCTTCAAAGAACTGGGATCGGCTAA